One segment of Rhodopirellula baltica SH 1 DNA contains the following:
- the topA gene encoding type I DNA topoisomerase, whose translation MSDKPESRTSETPIFPPRIGSFLLMAKSTSKSLVIVESPAKARTISKFLGSGYQVEASVGHVRDLPGGAKDIPKKFKKEPWAYLGVNVEKDFEPVYIVPADKKKQVDKLKAALKDADSLYLATDEDREGEAISWHLFELLKPKVPVHRLVFHEITKEAIQHALEDPREIDDGLVRAQETRRILDRLYGYDVSQLLWKKVGRGLSAGRVQSVAVRLIVQRERERIAFHDATYWDLEAIFTTDNGDSLPAMLATVDGRKIPTGKDFDSTNGQLINPELLQMDEQQAKELKQKLEKENFRVAKVEVKPFTERPKAPFTTSTLQQEANRKLGFTARRCMQAAQRLYENGYITYMRTDSTTLSKEAINAARDLVRSEYGEKFLHDSVRVYKGKVKNAQEAHEAIRPAGTPFRVPGAVQNELDRDQFRLFELIWKRTVACQMADAKKQRISVTIEGGGTTFTASGTSILFEGFLRAYVEGSDDPEAELADKERLLPAVNENDGLSVATLDPKSHTTQPPSRFSEASLTRTLEEKGIGRPSTYASIIDTIQRRDYVYKKGNALVPSWTAFSVIRLMETHFEPLVDYDFTAQMEDFLDTISRQEAESLQYLKRFYFGDETEPTGDEKAAIGLKPRLESKIEEIDPRVTAKFSLGIPTEGENREEVFVRVGKYGPFLEQGERKAPILEGMAPDEMTLARAMELFEDAAREDEPLGVHPETGKPIYIKAGRFGPYVQMGEKDDEEKKNASILKTIAVEDVDLEMACKLLSLPRDLGEHPEMKEPILAHDGRYGPYVKCGKETRSLPADKSPLDVTFDEAIELLKQPKTRGRAAPKEPIKKFEKPSPVTENEIKILEGRFGPYATDGETNASIPRGTDPKEMTFESVLDLLAERAAKGPTKKKKKKKAVKKKTAKKAAKKKTAKKKAAKKKTAKAAAKKKGIIKKSS comes from the coding sequence TTGAGCGACAAACCCGAGTCACGCACTTCTGAAACCCCCATCTTTCCACCTCGAATCGGTTCGTTCTTGCTCATGGCCAAATCGACCAGCAAAAGTTTGGTGATCGTCGAATCGCCCGCGAAAGCCCGGACGATCTCGAAGTTTTTGGGAAGCGGTTACCAGGTCGAAGCCAGCGTTGGACACGTTCGGGATTTGCCAGGCGGGGCCAAGGATATCCCCAAAAAGTTCAAGAAAGAACCTTGGGCGTACCTCGGAGTGAACGTCGAAAAAGACTTCGAGCCGGTTTACATCGTGCCGGCGGACAAGAAGAAACAAGTCGACAAATTGAAGGCCGCGCTCAAGGATGCAGATAGCCTGTATCTCGCGACGGATGAAGACCGCGAGGGAGAAGCGATCAGCTGGCACCTCTTTGAGTTGCTGAAACCGAAGGTGCCCGTTCACCGTTTGGTTTTCCACGAGATCACAAAGGAAGCGATCCAACACGCGTTGGAAGACCCTCGTGAAATTGACGATGGTTTGGTTCGTGCACAGGAAACCCGCCGGATTCTGGACCGTTTGTACGGTTACGACGTTTCCCAGTTGCTGTGGAAAAAGGTTGGGCGTGGTCTATCGGCCGGACGCGTTCAGAGCGTCGCGGTTCGATTGATCGTTCAACGTGAGCGTGAACGAATCGCCTTCCACGATGCGACCTATTGGGATCTGGAAGCGATCTTTACGACCGACAATGGCGACTCGCTGCCCGCCATGTTGGCGACCGTCGATGGTCGAAAAATTCCAACCGGGAAGGATTTTGATTCGACCAACGGCCAGTTGATCAATCCCGAACTGTTGCAAATGGACGAGCAACAGGCCAAGGAATTGAAGCAGAAGCTCGAAAAGGAAAACTTCCGCGTCGCGAAGGTGGAAGTCAAACCGTTCACCGAACGCCCCAAGGCTCCCTTCACGACCAGTACGTTGCAGCAGGAAGCCAACCGGAAGCTCGGCTTCACCGCTCGTCGCTGCATGCAAGCGGCCCAGCGGTTGTACGAAAACGGTTACATCACCTACATGCGTACTGACTCGACCACGTTGTCGAAGGAAGCCATCAACGCGGCTCGGGATTTGGTACGCAGTGAGTACGGCGAGAAATTTTTGCACGACTCGGTTCGAGTCTACAAAGGCAAGGTCAAGAACGCGCAAGAGGCTCACGAAGCAATTCGACCCGCGGGTACTCCGTTCCGTGTTCCTGGTGCGGTTCAGAACGAATTGGACCGAGACCAATTCCGTTTGTTCGAACTGATTTGGAAGCGAACCGTTGCGTGCCAGATGGCCGATGCAAAAAAGCAACGCATCAGCGTCACGATCGAAGGCGGAGGCACCACGTTCACCGCCAGCGGCACGAGCATCTTGTTCGAAGGTTTCTTACGAGCCTATGTCGAAGGCAGCGACGATCCCGAAGCCGAACTCGCGGACAAAGAGCGTTTGCTTCCAGCGGTCAATGAAAACGATGGTTTGTCGGTCGCGACTTTGGATCCCAAAAGCCACACCACTCAGCCACCATCGCGTTTCAGCGAAGCATCGCTAACGCGGACATTGGAAGAGAAAGGAATTGGTCGCCCCAGTACCTACGCGTCGATCATCGATACGATTCAGCGTCGTGACTACGTGTACAAGAAGGGCAACGCGCTCGTCCCCAGTTGGACGGCATTCAGTGTCATTCGTTTGATGGAGACCCACTTTGAGCCATTGGTCGATTACGACTTCACGGCCCAGATGGAAGATTTCCTGGACACGATCAGCCGCCAAGAGGCTGAGTCCTTGCAATATCTCAAACGCTTCTATTTCGGTGACGAAACAGAACCGACCGGAGACGAGAAGGCTGCGATTGGTTTGAAACCTCGTCTGGAAAGCAAGATCGAAGAAATCGATCCACGCGTCACGGCGAAGTTCTCGTTGGGGATTCCAACCGAAGGCGAAAACCGCGAAGAGGTTTTTGTACGAGTCGGAAAGTATGGGCCGTTCTTGGAACAAGGCGAACGCAAGGCTCCGATCCTTGAGGGGATGGCACCTGACGAGATGACTCTCGCCCGTGCGATGGAATTGTTCGAGGATGCCGCTCGCGAAGATGAGCCTTTGGGGGTTCACCCGGAAACAGGCAAACCGATTTACATCAAGGCCGGTCGTTTCGGTCCGTACGTCCAAATGGGCGAGAAGGACGACGAAGAAAAGAAGAACGCGTCGATCCTGAAAACCATTGCGGTCGAAGACGTCGATTTGGAAATGGCTTGCAAGCTGCTTTCGTTGCCGCGGGATCTCGGTGAGCATCCGGAAATGAAAGAGCCCATTTTGGCTCACGACGGACGCTATGGTCCGTACGTGAAGTGTGGCAAGGAAACTCGCTCCTTGCCGGCTGACAAGTCGCCTTTGGATGTGACGTTTGATGAGGCGATTGAGTTGCTCAAGCAACCCAAGACTCGTGGACGCGCCGCACCGAAAGAACCAATCAAGAAGTTCGAAAAGCCAAGCCCGGTCACCGAGAACGAGATCAAGATTTTGGAAGGACGCTTTGGTCCTTATGCGACTGACGGCGAAACCAACGCGTCGATCCCACGCGGCACTGATCCGAAAGAGATGACTTTCGAAAGCGTTCTCGACTTGTTAGCGGAACGTGCCGCGAAGGGGCCGACGAAGAAGAAAAAGAAGAAGAAGGCGGTCAAGAAAAAGACGGCTAAGAAGGCGGCCAAAAAGAAAACGGCGAAGAAGAAGGCCGCTAAAAAGAAAACTGCCAAAGCAGCCGCGAAGAAGAAAGGCATCATCAAGAAGTCGTCGTGA
- the uvrA gene encoding excinuclease ABC subunit UvrA, protein MDKLQREIIVKGAREHNLRDVDLTLTRGELICFSGVSGSGKSSLAFDTLYAEGQRRYVESLSNSARQFMGQMPKPDVDLVTGLSPSISISQKSTGNNPRSTVGTITEIYDFLRVLYARVGTGHCPACDVEIAAQTTDVIVNRLLELASDGWQDEQSSEDSDTEAAIEDGTLWVMAPLVRGQKGEFRDLFEDLRKQGFNRARVDGETFRLSDPPPLDRTRRHDVEVVIDRIVADQIERPRLIEAVELALKLGESSLIASVGPPNGEDVPPVRHDQLFSSKYSCGNCGRSFRPPTPQLFSFNSPQGMCASCDGIGRLYTFVPELLIPDESLSIRKGAIALLGKWGDLGRYRRHIYRGVADAMDAELELEPGTMLETRWDKLPEIARHIWLWGADDSMQFTWRGGRKAKKYVGNFEGFIPELLDRYRTSRNKMQLRQFEKYMNTMDCPDCHGKRLNDQACAVRISTGSKDFAESKSKSLPELCELSIDSLMEFFGDIPLSKTDTQIAGEALKEIRGRIGFLLGVGLEYLTLGRTAPTLSGGESQRIRLAGQIGSGLSGVLYILDEPSIGLHPRDNDRLITTLTRLRDAGNTLIVVEHDEDTMRAADTIVDFGPGPGVKGGHIVAAGSIDDLHRSKESVTGAFLSGARAITPSEKLRPVDSKKQLTIRGARFHNLKDIDVSIPLGVVTCVTGVSGSGKSSLIGGIVEPALRNALNGAEAEVGDHDSIEGLEHLDKTIAIDQSPIGRTPRSNPATYVKVFDEVRNLFAKLPEAKARGYSVGRFSFNVDGGRCAACDGNGATKLEMDFLADIWVTCPVCQGQRYNRETLSVQFKGKSIADVLNMDISEALDLFQNIPKIAEKLQTLVDVGLEYLKLGQPSPTLSGGEAQRIKLSRELSRRDTGSTLYVLDEPTTGLHFADIDLLLGVINRLADRGNTIVIVEHNLDVIKTADWVIDIGVEGGAGGGRVVGEGRPAEVAKVDDSYTGAALAEVLGIKRRQAKKRAQAIRDIVAPPAKSRTHVVVEGACEHNLKSVDLEIPRDAMTVFCGPSGSGKSSLAMDTIYAEGQRRYVESLSSYARQFIGQVQKPKAERIEGLSPAVALEQKNLGHSPRSTVGTVTEVYDYLRILYSKLGTMHCPDCSVPVGTQTPDQIIDKVMGLPKGTRALLLAPIEVQSGEASLATWQSYRAMGYSRVRIDGETVELDDAKALDPRRVHLVQIVVDRIKIAPEEQSRISDSVEQALSLGVGVLDVAIADSDQPERDWHVLRHSQHLVCESCGRSFSQLTPHHFSFNSGIGWCPGCEGLGTQTGTNPAALMGTPQTTLAVGAALLWPSVDHAVSRWMLRALSRTTGIPIHQPIDRLTVSQRRLLFHGLGPRWVEVRQGDTTDEKSSSENEHAEEVRDHFGEGNVLFRFQFKGFYPALEEASRLTPGLRMRLEAFVAEIDCSVCDGSRLRDDSAAVRFRDLTIGDLVHMPLDRLSEEVDSWDLDRRELKIAGELIREVQSRVRFLRDVGLDYLTLHRGAPTLSGGEAQRIRLASQLGSGLCGVLYVLDEPTIGLHPRDNRRLLAALHRLRDQGNTLLVVEHDHDVISGSDYLCDFGPRAGRHGGRVVAQGKPDAVEPADQSVTAPYLLGDKQIELPAVRRPVLSESGKPMVEFLSVKGARENNLQDVDVDIPLGVLTAITGPSGSGKSSLINDIVYPVLARRLHRAKVKPGQHDAIDGLRYVNKVIQVDQSPLGNSPSSNPATYTGVFDLIRGLFAELPAARERRFTPRTFSFNVSGGRCESCEGSGQRKIEMHFLPDVWVPCDDCGARRYNEDVLEVKLHGQSIADVLEMPCGEAVELFASHPRIARVIQTLCDVGLDYVTLGQSAPTLSGGEAQRVKLAAELARPATGHTIYLLDEPTTGLHFGDIEKLLVVMQRLVELGNSVIVIEHNLDVIKCCDWLVDIGPGAGVHGGQVVFAGTPEGLAAKADPVNRESDEWVSATAPFLADALAGTRTAQPREVLDWQPAVNGRVLESNSAAATTNEIAREPKAVLRVDSPEPISLLADDAEVETESDSANALLQPWRALGRRWHTLPKGFPENAPPQWPLELVEGLLDMLSNVAGEGAVEYPAPDRVSVRLESGEEDVPLPHWAEVETKVSNCVRLKLSGPQSAIDLEQLLALDVLQSRSDTGTLDLSDAERVTLTFHLTDVDHARSRKLKTFLKTHLDRTRSST, encoded by the coding sequence GTGGACAAGTTGCAACGGGAAATCATCGTCAAAGGCGCTCGCGAACACAATTTGCGCGACGTCGATTTGACGCTCACGCGAGGGGAGCTGATTTGTTTCTCGGGTGTATCGGGAAGTGGCAAGAGTTCGCTCGCGTTTGACACGCTGTACGCCGAGGGGCAACGTCGATACGTCGAAAGCCTGAGCAATTCGGCTCGGCAATTCATGGGGCAGATGCCCAAACCCGATGTCGATCTAGTGACCGGGCTGAGCCCGTCGATCTCAATCAGCCAAAAGTCGACCGGCAACAATCCTCGCAGTACCGTCGGCACGATCACGGAGATCTACGACTTCTTGCGAGTCCTGTACGCTCGTGTCGGCACGGGACACTGTCCGGCATGTGACGTCGAAATTGCGGCTCAAACGACGGATGTCATCGTGAACCGTCTGTTGGAATTGGCATCCGATGGTTGGCAAGACGAGCAATCGTCCGAAGATTCCGATACCGAAGCCGCGATCGAAGACGGCACCTTGTGGGTGATGGCTCCGCTGGTTCGCGGCCAAAAAGGTGAATTCCGTGATTTGTTTGAGGACCTTCGCAAACAAGGTTTCAACCGCGCCCGAGTTGATGGGGAAACGTTCCGGCTGAGCGACCCTCCTCCGCTGGATCGAACTCGCCGTCACGATGTGGAAGTCGTGATCGATCGAATCGTCGCGGACCAAATTGAACGACCGCGATTGATCGAGGCGGTTGAGTTGGCACTGAAGTTGGGCGAGTCGTCCTTGATCGCTTCGGTGGGGCCGCCCAACGGAGAGGATGTGCCTCCGGTTCGCCATGATCAGCTGTTCTCGTCGAAGTACTCGTGCGGTAATTGCGGCCGAAGCTTCCGGCCACCGACGCCCCAGTTGTTCAGCTTCAACAGCCCACAGGGGATGTGTGCTTCGTGCGACGGGATCGGCCGTCTGTACACGTTTGTGCCCGAGTTATTGATCCCGGATGAGTCGCTGTCGATTCGCAAAGGTGCGATCGCGTTGCTCGGCAAATGGGGAGACCTGGGACGCTATCGGCGTCACATCTATCGCGGCGTTGCTGACGCGATGGACGCGGAGTTGGAACTCGAACCCGGCACGATGCTGGAAACCCGCTGGGACAAATTGCCGGAGATCGCTCGCCACATTTGGTTGTGGGGTGCCGATGATTCGATGCAGTTCACTTGGCGAGGCGGACGCAAAGCGAAGAAGTACGTCGGCAATTTTGAGGGTTTCATTCCCGAGTTGCTCGATCGCTATCGAACCAGTCGCAACAAGATGCAGTTGCGTCAGTTCGAAAAGTACATGAACACGATGGATTGCCCGGATTGTCATGGGAAGCGACTGAACGATCAGGCTTGCGCGGTTCGTATCTCGACGGGCTCGAAAGACTTTGCCGAATCGAAAAGCAAATCGCTGCCAGAATTGTGCGAGCTCTCCATTGATTCCTTGATGGAGTTCTTCGGCGACATTCCGCTTTCAAAAACCGACACGCAAATTGCCGGTGAGGCTCTTAAAGAAATTCGCGGGCGAATTGGGTTCCTGCTCGGTGTGGGTTTGGAATACTTGACGCTCGGCAGAACGGCTCCAACCTTGTCCGGCGGTGAATCCCAACGGATTCGACTGGCCGGTCAAATCGGATCGGGTTTGTCGGGGGTGCTCTATATCTTGGACGAGCCTTCGATCGGTTTGCACCCGCGTGACAACGATCGTTTGATCACGACGTTGACCCGTTTGCGAGATGCGGGCAACACCTTGATTGTGGTTGAGCACGATGAAGACACCATGCGTGCGGCGGACACGATCGTGGACTTTGGTCCGGGGCCTGGCGTCAAAGGCGGTCACATCGTGGCGGCTGGATCGATCGATGATCTGCATCGATCCAAGGAAAGCGTTACGGGAGCGTTCCTGTCGGGGGCTCGTGCAATCACGCCGAGTGAAAAGCTACGTCCGGTCGATTCCAAGAAACAACTCACCATTCGTGGGGCGCGGTTTCATAACTTGAAGGACATCGATGTTTCCATTCCGCTGGGCGTGGTGACTTGCGTGACCGGGGTTTCCGGCAGCGGCAAGAGTTCATTGATTGGCGGGATCGTTGAACCCGCTCTTCGCAATGCGCTCAACGGGGCCGAAGCGGAAGTCGGCGATCATGATTCCATCGAGGGTCTGGAGCATCTCGACAAAACGATCGCGATCGATCAGTCGCCGATTGGCCGTACGCCTCGCAGTAATCCTGCGACCTATGTGAAGGTGTTCGACGAGGTTCGCAACCTGTTTGCGAAGTTGCCGGAAGCAAAGGCTCGTGGTTACTCGGTTGGTCGATTCAGTTTTAACGTTGACGGCGGGCGATGCGCCGCGTGCGATGGAAACGGTGCGACCAAGTTGGAGATGGACTTTCTGGCCGATATCTGGGTGACTTGCCCGGTCTGCCAAGGCCAACGTTACAATCGCGAAACGTTGTCGGTTCAGTTCAAAGGCAAGTCGATCGCCGATGTTCTCAACATGGATATTTCGGAGGCTTTGGATCTGTTCCAAAACATACCGAAGATCGCCGAAAAGTTGCAGACGTTGGTCGACGTGGGGCTGGAGTATTTGAAGCTCGGCCAGCCATCGCCGACTCTGTCCGGTGGTGAAGCTCAACGCATCAAACTTTCGCGAGAATTGAGTCGACGCGATACCGGAAGCACACTGTACGTGCTGGATGAGCCAACGACCGGTTTGCACTTTGCCGACATTGATTTGTTGCTGGGTGTGATCAACCGTTTGGCCGATCGTGGCAATACCATTGTGATTGTCGAGCACAATCTGGACGTGATCAAAACCGCGGATTGGGTGATCGACATCGGTGTCGAGGGCGGTGCCGGTGGCGGTCGAGTGGTCGGCGAGGGGCGTCCCGCTGAGGTCGCGAAAGTTGACGACAGCTACACTGGTGCTGCACTCGCCGAAGTGCTCGGTATCAAACGACGACAGGCCAAGAAGCGTGCCCAAGCGATCCGCGACATTGTGGCTCCTCCGGCTAAGTCACGGACCCACGTCGTGGTCGAAGGTGCTTGCGAGCACAACTTGAAGTCGGTCGACTTAGAAATCCCTCGCGATGCCATGACTGTGTTCTGTGGTCCCAGCGGTAGCGGCAAGAGTTCGCTGGCGATGGACACGATTTACGCCGAAGGTCAGCGGCGTTATGTCGAGTCGTTGTCCAGTTACGCGAGACAATTCATCGGGCAGGTTCAAAAGCCCAAAGCGGAACGCATCGAAGGCCTGTCTCCCGCGGTGGCGCTGGAGCAAAAGAACCTCGGCCATTCGCCTCGTAGTACCGTCGGTACGGTCACGGAGGTTTACGACTACTTGCGGATTTTGTACAGCAAACTCGGCACGATGCACTGCCCTGATTGTTCGGTGCCGGTGGGAACGCAAACGCCCGATCAAATCATCGACAAGGTGATGGGATTGCCAAAGGGCACACGAGCTTTGTTGCTGGCGCCGATCGAGGTTCAATCCGGCGAAGCATCGCTTGCAACGTGGCAAAGCTATCGTGCGATGGGCTATTCCCGCGTTCGTATCGATGGTGAAACGGTGGAACTGGACGATGCGAAAGCTCTCGATCCTCGACGGGTTCACTTGGTGCAAATTGTCGTCGACCGAATCAAGATCGCTCCGGAGGAACAGTCCCGGATCAGCGATAGCGTCGAACAAGCGTTGTCGCTGGGTGTCGGTGTGTTGGATGTGGCGATCGCGGATTCGGACCAACCCGAACGGGATTGGCATGTGCTTCGACACAGTCAGCATTTGGTTTGTGAGTCCTGCGGGCGTTCGTTCTCGCAATTGACCCCGCACCACTTTTCGTTCAACTCTGGCATTGGTTGGTGTCCCGGTTGCGAAGGATTGGGGACGCAGACGGGCACGAATCCGGCTGCTTTGATGGGAACGCCTCAGACAACGTTGGCAGTCGGTGCCGCATTGCTGTGGCCGTCGGTCGATCACGCGGTCAGTCGGTGGATGTTGCGGGCTCTTTCTCGCACCACGGGTATCCCGATCCATCAACCAATTGATCGGCTGACGGTGTCACAGCGTCGTCTTTTGTTCCACGGTTTGGGGCCGCGTTGGGTCGAAGTTCGGCAAGGCGACACGACCGATGAAAAATCATCTTCTGAAAATGAACACGCCGAAGAGGTACGCGATCACTTTGGTGAAGGCAACGTGCTGTTTCGGTTCCAGTTCAAAGGGTTCTACCCCGCATTGGAGGAAGCGTCTCGTTTGACGCCGGGATTGCGAATGCGATTGGAAGCGTTCGTGGCCGAAATTGATTGCTCGGTTTGTGACGGTTCGCGTTTGCGAGATGACTCAGCGGCCGTTCGTTTTCGAGATTTGACGATCGGCGACTTGGTGCACATGCCACTGGATCGATTGTCCGAAGAAGTCGATTCTTGGGATCTGGATCGTCGCGAATTGAAGATCGCGGGTGAGCTCATTCGTGAAGTCCAATCGCGCGTTCGATTCTTGCGAGACGTGGGACTGGACTATCTGACCTTGCATCGCGGTGCACCAACCTTGTCGGGCGGTGAAGCTCAGCGAATTCGTTTGGCATCGCAACTCGGCAGTGGATTATGCGGCGTGTTGTATGTGCTGGATGAACCGACGATTGGATTGCACCCGCGAGACAACCGACGATTGCTCGCGGCGCTGCACCGACTGCGAGATCAAGGCAACACGTTGTTGGTGGTGGAACACGATCACGATGTGATTTCAGGAAGCGACTATTTGTGTGACTTTGGGCCTCGAGCCGGTCGCCACGGTGGTCGCGTCGTCGCACAGGGAAAACCCGACGCGGTGGAACCAGCCGACCAATCTGTCACGGCGCCTTACCTATTGGGCGATAAACAGATTGAGTTGCCCGCGGTTCGCCGTCCGGTGCTCTCTGAATCGGGCAAGCCGATGGTGGAGTTTTTGTCTGTCAAAGGTGCTCGTGAGAACAATCTTCAAGACGTGGACGTTGACATTCCGTTGGGCGTTTTGACTGCGATCACGGGCCCCAGCGGCAGCGGCAAAAGCTCGTTGATCAACGACATCGTCTATCCGGTTTTGGCCAGGCGTCTGCACCGGGCCAAAGTGAAACCCGGTCAGCACGATGCGATCGATGGTCTGCGGTACGTCAACAAGGTCATCCAGGTCGATCAATCACCGCTGGGGAATTCACCCAGCAGCAACCCGGCGACCTATACCGGCGTGTTTGATTTGATTCGTGGGCTCTTTGCGGAACTGCCAGCCGCGCGTGAACGCCGATTCACGCCGCGAACGTTTAGTTTCAATGTGTCTGGTGGTCGTTGCGAATCGTGTGAAGGCAGCGGACAACGCAAAATCGAGATGCACTTCTTGCCAGATGTTTGGGTGCCTTGCGACGATTGTGGTGCACGACGCTACAACGAGGATGTGCTGGAAGTCAAACTGCATGGGCAATCGATTGCGGATGTGTTGGAGATGCCATGCGGCGAAGCGGTCGAGTTGTTTGCATCGCATCCACGCATCGCTCGCGTCATTCAAACGCTTTGTGATGTTGGATTGGATTACGTCACGCTCGGTCAATCGGCTCCGACTCTTTCTGGTGGAGAAGCCCAGCGGGTGAAGTTGGCGGCCGAGTTGGCTCGTCCAGCAACCGGGCACACGATTTACTTGTTGGACGAGCCAACAACGGGTTTGCATTTCGGTGACATCGAAAAATTGCTGGTTGTGATGCAGCGTTTGGTCGAGCTCGGAAATTCCGTGATCGTGATTGAGCACAATTTGGACGTCATCAAGTGCTGCGATTGGTTGGTTGACATTGGGCCTGGTGCCGGAGTCCATGGTGGGCAGGTCGTCTTTGCCGGAACCCCAGAAGGTTTGGCTGCGAAGGCGGACCCGGTCAATCGCGAAAGCGACGAATGGGTTTCCGCGACCGCGCCGTTCTTGGCGGATGCACTGGCGGGAACGCGAACGGCTCAGCCGCGTGAGGTGCTAGATTGGCAACCCGCAGTGAACGGCCGAGTGTTGGAGTCCAATTCCGCTGCAGCGACAACGAACGAGATCGCAAGGGAACCCAAAGCCGTTCTTCGTGTGGATTCGCCCGAGCCAATTTCGTTGCTGGCAGACGATGCGGAGGTCGAAACCGAAAGCGATTCGGCAAACGCCTTGCTGCAACCTTGGCGAGCCTTAGGACGTCGGTGGCACACGTTGCCGAAAGGTTTTCCTGAGAACGCACCGCCTCAGTGGCCGCTCGAGCTGGTCGAGGGTTTGCTAGATATGTTGTCAAACGTCGCCGGCGAGGGTGCGGTCGAGTACCCTGCCCCGGACCGCGTGTCGGTTCGGCTAGAATCGGGCGAAGAGGACGTTCCGTTGCCTCACTGGGCGGAAGTCGAAACCAAGGTGAGCAATTGTGTCCGGCTGAAATTGAGCGGGCCGCAATCCGCGATCGATTTGGAGCAATTGTTGGCTTTGGATGTGCTTCAATCTCGCTCCGACACCGGCACGTTGGACCTCAGCGATGCTGAACGCGTGACGCTGACATTTCATTTGACTGACGTGGATCATGCACGCAGTCGAAAGCTGAAGACGTTCTTGAAAACGCACTTGGATCGGACGCGGTCCTCGACCTGA
- a CDS encoding protein arginine kinase produces the protein MKEATDLSVLVKNSGEWLRGTGPESDIVISSRIRLARNLAGFPFIRKCSPEDREKIERQVRSRLENLPDWDEIPYVDIATLSEVDRQFLVERQLISREIADSEGSRAVAIDPSEQYSVMINEEDHLRIQVMHSGLDLVSAWEQIDRIDDAIEGEVLYAFHNKFGYLTACPTNVGTGLRVSVMLHLPGLVITQQIEKVFRSMQRINVTVRGLYGEGSQYTGDFYQVSNQVTLGHTEKELLEMVGQEVVPRIIDYERKAREFLIDKGQQDLHDDVSRALGILSTARKISSEETMHYLSKVRMGVNLGLIDDVQLATINKLFIHTQPAHLQKLHGRVLTTSDRNVQRASYLQRHLCGPADRADELN, from the coding sequence ATGAAAGAAGCCACCGACTTGTCGGTGTTGGTCAAAAACAGCGGTGAATGGTTGCGTGGCACGGGCCCGGAATCCGATATCGTGATCAGCAGCCGCATTCGTTTGGCCCGCAATTTGGCGGGATTCCCCTTCATCCGAAAATGCAGCCCTGAGGATCGTGAAAAGATCGAACGTCAGGTTCGTTCGCGGCTGGAAAATTTGCCCGATTGGGACGAAATTCCCTACGTCGACATCGCGACGTTGAGCGAAGTGGATCGCCAATTCTTGGTCGAACGCCAGCTCATCAGTCGAGAAATCGCGGACTCCGAAGGCAGCCGCGCCGTGGCGATCGATCCCAGCGAGCAATACTCGGTGATGATCAACGAAGAGGACCACTTGCGCATTCAGGTGATGCACAGCGGACTGGATCTGGTCAGTGCGTGGGAACAAATTGACCGAATCGACGATGCGATCGAAGGTGAGGTGCTGTACGCATTTCACAACAAATTCGGCTACCTGACGGCTTGTCCGACCAACGTCGGCACGGGGCTGCGTGTCAGCGTGATGCTGCATTTGCCCGGTTTAGTGATCACCCAGCAAATCGAAAAAGTGTTCCGCAGTATGCAGCGGATCAACGTGACCGTCCGCGGTTTGTACGGCGAAGGGTCGCAGTACACGGGCGATTTCTATCAAGTCAGCAACCAAGTGACGCTCGGGCACACCGAGAAAGAATTGCTAGAAATGGTCGGCCAAGAGGTCGTGCCACGGATCATCGATTACGAACGCAAGGCTCGCGAATTTTTAATTGACAAAGGCCAGCAGGATCTGCATGACGATGTCAGCCGAGCGCTCGGAATTCTCAGCACCGCCCGAAAGATCAGCAGCGAAGAGACGATGCATTACTTGTCCAAGGTTCGCATGGGCGTGAACCTGGGGCTGATCGACGACGTGCAATTGGCAACGATCAACAAATTGTTCATCCACACTCAGCCGGCTCACTTGCAAAAGTTGCATGGCCGAGTGTTGACGACCAGCGATCGGAACGTCCAGCGAGCCAGCTACTTGCAACGTCATTTGTGTGGGCCAGCCGATCGCGCCGACGAACTGAACTGA
- a CDS encoding UvrB/UvrC motif-containing protein, whose translation MKCQYCDKPATFHITELTEPDGPQVLHLCEQHARNVLQKGEPTPVSSVAGALAKQLQLGQTKEELRKLDQKECPVCGITFFEFRNSGRLGCPLDYDHFEADLKPLLINIHDSLEHTGKRPTRAAATADSQADLIRLRKEMEAAVEREEYERASELRDQINAIQGEPKRRGNAI comes from the coding sequence ATGAAATGCCAGTACTGCGATAAACCGGCGACTTTCCACATCACCGAATTGACCGAACCCGATGGGCCGCAAGTGTTGCACTTGTGCGAGCAGCATGCTCGTAACGTGCTGCAAAAAGGCGAGCCAACTCCGGTTTCCAGCGTCGCCGGTGCGTTGGCCAAGCAACTGCAATTGGGCCAAACCAAGGAAGAATTGCGGAAGCTGGACCAGAAAGAATGCCCTGTCTGCGGAATCACTTTCTTTGAATTTCGCAATTCGGGACGGTTGGGTTGCCCCCTGGACTACGACCACTTCGAAGCGGATCTCAAACCGTTGTTGATCAACATTCACGACTCATTGGAACACACCGGAAAGCGGCCCACCCGAGCGGCCGCAACCGCGGATTCTCAGGCGGATCTGATCCGTTTGCGAAAAGAAATGGAAGCCGCGGTGGAACGAGAAGAATACGAACGAGCGTCCGAATTGCGAGATCAGATCAACGCGATCCAAGGCGAGCCAAAACGTCGAGGAAACGCGATATGA